A region of Roseobacter litoralis Och 149 DNA encodes the following proteins:
- a CDS encoding malate synthase G gives MTGFQTKCELQVADVLVSFIEDSALPGTGIEVSTFWSGFSDLVHGFGSENRALLDKRAEIQSQIDDWHIAHRDQPHDHEAYSAFLREIGYLVEDGPAFEIDTANVDPEIASVPGPQLVVPITNARYALNAANARWGSLYDGFYGTDAMGSPAPKGGYDQGRGARVVARARVFLDEAFPIVGTSHADARRYIVHKGALLVDDQPLVSPEKFIGHTGHAKAPDSIVLCNNGLHVKLVFDRTHAIGGRDQAGLADVQMESAVSAIMDCEDSVACVDAEDKVVAYANWLGLMKGDLEDSFEKGGKILTRRLNDDVTLTGPQEQDVVLKGRALMLVRNVGHLMTNPAILDRDGNEVFEGLMDAMITTLIAMHDLKRAGGNSLTGSVYVVKPKMHGPEEVAFADRTFTHVENVLGLPQYTVKLGIMDEERRTSVNLKECIRAAKSRVAFINTGFLDRTGDEIHTSMEAGPFSRKDFIKRKAWIGAYENQNVDIGLECGLSGRAQIGKGMWAMPDLMAAMLEQKIEHPKSGANCAWVPSPTAATLHALHYHKVDVFAVQEKLRAGGRRAYVDTVLDIPLATYQKWTTEQVRREVENNAQGILGYVVRWVDQGVGCSKVPDMNNVGLMEDRATCRISAQHIANWLHHGVVDAQDVMAALRKMAEVVDAQNTSDPAYMPMAPGYDGIAFQAACDLVFKGRVQPSGYTEPVLHARRLELKALAQD, from the coding sequence ATGACCGGATTTCAGACAAAATGTGAACTGCAGGTCGCTGATGTACTTGTCTCTTTCATAGAGGACAGCGCATTGCCGGGTACGGGCATAGAGGTGTCGACCTTCTGGTCCGGATTTTCTGACCTCGTGCATGGGTTCGGCTCCGAAAACCGGGCCTTGCTGGACAAGCGCGCAGAAATCCAATCACAGATAGATGACTGGCATATTGCGCATCGCGACCAACCCCACGATCATGAAGCCTATTCGGCCTTTCTGCGGGAGATCGGATATCTGGTTGAGGACGGTCCCGCCTTTGAAATCGATACGGCAAATGTTGATCCCGAGATTGCCAGCGTTCCGGGTCCACAGCTTGTGGTGCCCATTACCAATGCGCGCTATGCGCTCAATGCGGCCAATGCGCGTTGGGGCAGCTTGTATGACGGATTTTATGGCACCGATGCCATGGGCAGCCCGGCTCCTAAGGGTGGGTATGATCAGGGGCGTGGCGCGCGGGTTGTAGCACGTGCGCGGGTGTTTCTGGACGAGGCATTTCCGATTGTCGGCACCAGCCATGCGGATGCCCGGCGGTATATCGTGCACAAGGGGGCCTTGCTGGTGGATGATCAACCGCTTGTCAGCCCGGAAAAATTCATCGGACACACGGGCCATGCCAAAGCGCCCGACAGCATCGTGCTGTGCAACAACGGCCTGCATGTGAAACTGGTCTTTGACCGCACGCATGCGATTGGCGGGCGCGATCAGGCAGGCCTTGCCGATGTGCAGATGGAAAGTGCGGTGTCCGCGATCATGGATTGCGAAGATTCTGTCGCATGCGTCGATGCCGAGGATAAGGTCGTGGCCTATGCCAACTGGCTTGGTCTGATGAAGGGAGACCTCGAGGACTCCTTTGAAAAGGGTGGGAAGATACTCACCCGGCGTCTCAACGATGATGTGACGCTGACCGGTCCGCAAGAGCAGGACGTCGTGCTGAAAGGCCGGGCCTTGATGTTGGTACGAAACGTCGGTCATCTGATGACGAACCCCGCCATTCTTGATCGCGATGGCAATGAGGTCTTTGAGGGCCTGATGGACGCTATGATCACCACGCTGATCGCGATGCATGATCTCAAACGGGCGGGCGGCAATTCTCTGACCGGGTCCGTCTATGTAGTCAAACCCAAGATGCATGGACCCGAAGAGGTCGCCTTTGCGGATCGCACGTTCACGCATGTCGAGAACGTGCTTGGCCTGCCGCAATACACGGTCAAGCTGGGCATTATGGATGAAGAGCGGCGTACGTCCGTGAACCTGAAAGAATGCATTCGCGCCGCCAAATCGCGGGTCGCCTTCATCAATACCGGGTTCCTTGACCGGACGGGCGATGAAATCCACACCTCGATGGAGGCAGGGCCCTTCAGCCGCAAGGACTTCATCAAGCGCAAGGCGTGGATTGGCGCCTATGAAAACCAGAATGTCGATATCGGGCTGGAATGTGGTCTTTCGGGGCGCGCGCAGATCGGCAAGGGAATGTGGGCCATGCCGGACCTTATGGCCGCGATGCTGGAGCAAAAGATCGAACACCCCAAATCGGGTGCAAACTGTGCCTGGGTGCCAAGCCCGACAGCGGCCACGCTGCATGCGTTGCACTATCACAAGGTCGACGTCTTCGCAGTGCAGGAAAAACTGCGCGCGGGCGGTCGGCGAGCCTATGTCGACACGGTGCTGGATATCCCGCTGGCAACCTATCAGAAATGGACGACCGAGCAGGTGCGCCGCGAGGTTGAAAACAACGCGCAGGGCATTCTGGGCTATGTGGTGCGCTGGGTCGATCAGGGGGTGGGCTGTTCTAAAGTGCCTGATATGAACAACGTTGGTCTGATGGAAGACCGCGCAACCTGCCGCATATCGGCGCAACATATTGCGAACTGGTTGCACCACGGTGTGGTCGATGCGCAGGATGTCATGGCCGCGCTGCGCAAGATGGCAGAGGTGGTGGACGCGCAGAACACCAGCGACCCTGCGTACATGCCCATGGCACCGGGCTATGATGGCATTGCGTTTCAGGCCGCCTGTGATCTGGTGTTCAAGGGCCGTGTTCAGCCCTCGGGCTACACAGAGCCTGTCTTGCATGCACGCCGGCTGGAGTTGAAGGCTCTTGCTCAGGACTAA
- a CDS encoding DUF2256 domain-containing protein: MKTRRKGDLPQKICATCGRPFAWRKKWEKVWDEVRYCSKKCSGQRKPPAT, translated from the coding sequence ATGAAAACGCGCCGAAAAGGGGATTTGCCGCAGAAAATCTGCGCCACCTGTGGCAGGCCGTTTGCATGGCGCAAGAAATGGGAAAAAGTTTGGGATGAGGTGCGCTACTGCTCGAAAAAATGCAGTGGGCAGCGCAAGCCCCCTGCAACATGA
- the pepN gene encoding aminopeptidase N — protein sequence MRDAAPTTIYLKDYTPFGFDVEKVELTFDLHPTKTRVKSRISFVPKPGAPSDMFLDGENLTLVSASIDGTPVHPEVSAEGLTCPVPDAPFLWEAEVEIDPENNTALEGLYMSNGMYCTQCEAQGFRKITYYPDRPDVMSVFNVEINGPHPVLLSNGNVISTSQGHAAWHDPWPKPAYLFALVAGDLVAHSDSFVTASGRNVDLNLYVRPGDEGKCAFGMRALKASMTWDEEVYGREYDLDLFNIVAVDDFNMGAMENKGLNVFNSSAVLASPETSTDENFLRIEAIIAHEYFHNWTGNRITCRDWFQLCLKEGLTVYRDSQFTSDMRSAPVKRITDVIDLRARQFPEDQGPLAHPVRPESFQEINNFYTATVYEKGAEVIGMLRCLVGAEAYGKALDLYFERHDGQACTIEDWLKVFEDTTGRDLGQFKRWYSQAGTPRLTVKDAWYNGTYILSFTQNLPASETTPDPQPQVIPIVTGLLRPSGEEVVPSQVLEMTQATQSFTFEGLKERPVPSVLRGFSTPVVLESELAAEHTAFLLAHDTDPFNRWEAGRSLARASLLKMITDDAAPDPAYLDGIHAVVGDATLDPAYRALMLNLPGQSDLVKSLCDMGETPDPQAIWDACRAMSHAQAERLQDMLPALFDAHQVTEPYEPNADQSGRRSLANAALRLVSLIDGPDRARAQFTSADNMTQQLSALGVLLRINEGADELEAFEQQWKHDRLVMDKWFGMQVIHADPNETAATAARLTEHPDFNWKNPNRFRAVMGSLAAHHAGFHFADGQSYGLLADWLIRLDPVNPQTTARMCSALQTWRRYDDARQQKIAAALDRILATPDLSRDTTEMLTRIRGS from the coding sequence ATGCGCGACGCAGCCCCCACCACGATTTATCTGAAAGACTATACGCCATTTGGGTTCGACGTTGAGAAAGTCGAGCTGACTTTTGATCTGCACCCTACAAAGACGCGGGTCAAAAGCCGTATTTCCTTTGTGCCAAAGCCCGGTGCACCCTCTGATATGTTCCTTGATGGTGAGAACCTCACATTGGTGTCGGCAAGTATAGATGGCACCCCTGTTCACCCTGAGGTTTCTGCAGAGGGGCTGACCTGCCCGGTGCCTGACGCGCCCTTTCTGTGGGAAGCAGAGGTCGAGATTGACCCCGAAAACAACACCGCCCTCGAAGGGCTTTACATGTCCAATGGCATGTATTGCACGCAATGCGAGGCGCAGGGATTTCGCAAGATCACCTATTACCCGGACCGTCCCGATGTGATGAGCGTTTTCAACGTCGAGATCAACGGGCCCCATCCGGTGCTGTTGTCCAATGGCAATGTGATCAGCACGTCGCAAGGCCATGCCGCATGGCACGACCCATGGCCCAAACCCGCCTATCTCTTTGCGCTGGTCGCCGGTGATCTGGTGGCGCATTCGGACAGTTTCGTCACTGCTTCAGGCCGCAACGTCGATCTGAACCTCTATGTGCGTCCCGGCGACGAGGGCAAATGCGCCTTTGGCATGCGCGCCCTAAAGGCGTCGATGACATGGGACGAGGAAGTCTATGGCCGTGAATACGACCTTGATCTGTTCAATATCGTGGCGGTGGATGATTTCAACATGGGCGCGATGGAAAACAAGGGCTTGAACGTGTTCAATTCCTCAGCCGTTCTTGCCTCGCCTGAAACCTCCACCGACGAAAATTTCTTGCGGATTGAGGCGATCATCGCGCATGAGTATTTCCACAACTGGACAGGCAATCGCATCACCTGCCGCGACTGGTTCCAGCTGTGCCTCAAGGAAGGGCTGACGGTCTATCGCGACAGCCAGTTCACCTCTGACATGCGCTCGGCGCCGGTGAAACGCATCACGGATGTGATTGATCTGCGCGCACGGCAATTCCCCGAAGATCAGGGCCCGCTCGCTCATCCGGTACGGCCCGAAAGTTTTCAGGAAATCAATAACTTCTATACCGCCACTGTCTATGAAAAAGGCGCTGAGGTCATTGGCATGCTGCGCTGTCTGGTGGGGGCTGAGGCTTATGGCAAGGCGCTGGATCTCTATTTTGAACGACACGACGGTCAGGCCTGCACCATTGAGGATTGGCTAAAGGTGTTTGAAGACACCACCGGGCGCGACCTCGGCCAGTTCAAACGCTGGTATTCGCAGGCAGGCACCCCGCGCCTGACCGTCAAGGACGCATGGTATAACGGCACCTATATCCTGTCCTTTACCCAGAACCTCCCGGCCTCGGAAACAACGCCGGACCCGCAGCCACAGGTCATCCCGATTGTGACCGGGTTGCTCAGACCTTCAGGCGAGGAAGTCGTGCCCAGTCAGGTACTCGAGATGACGCAAGCGACACAGTCCTTCACCTTTGAAGGGCTTAAGGAACGGCCCGTCCCTTCGGTGCTGCGCGGTTTTTCGACCCCCGTCGTGCTTGAAAGTGAACTCGCAGCCGAACATACCGCGTTTTTGTTGGCCCATGATACGGACCCGTTCAACCGTTGGGAGGCAGGGCGCAGTCTTGCGCGCGCCAGCCTGCTCAAGATGATCACGGACGATGCCGCACCCGATCCTGCCTATCTGGATGGCATCCATGCGGTCGTGGGGGACGCAACACTCGATCCCGCCTACCGCGCGCTGATGCTCAACCTGCCGGGGCAATCCGATCTGGTCAAATCACTTTGTGACATGGGCGAAACGCCTGATCCGCAGGCCATCTGGGACGCCTGCCGCGCCATGAGCCACGCACAGGCGGAGCGGTTGCAAGATATGTTACCCGCCCTCTTCGATGCCCATCAGGTAACAGAGCCCTACGAGCCAAATGCCGATCAATCCGGGCGGCGCAGTCTGGCCAATGCGGCCCTGCGGCTGGTGTCGCTGATCGACGGCCCTGACCGCGCGCGCGCGCAGTTCACCAGTGCCGACAATATGACACAGCAACTTTCAGCACTTGGCGTGTTGTTGCGCATCAATGAGGGCGCGGATGAGCTTGAGGCTTTTGAGCAACAATGGAAACATGACCGGCTCGTGATGGACAAATGGTTCGGGATGCAAGTGATCCATGCCGACCCCAACGAAACTGCTGCGACCGCCGCCCGCCTGACGGAACATCCGGATTTCAATTGGAAGAACCCCAATCGCTTCCGCGCCGTGATGGGCAGCCTTGCCGCGCATCATGCGGGCTTTCACTTTGCCGACGGGCAAAGCTATGGCCTGCTGGCTGACTGGCTGATCCGGCTTGACCCGGTCAACCCGCAGACAACCGCGCGCATGTGCTCGGCTTTGCAGACATGGCGCCGCTATGACGACGCGCGCCAACAGAAAATCGCGGCAGCCCTCGACCGTATCCTCGCCACGCCCGATCTGTCGCGTGACACCACTGAAATGCTGACCAGAATAAGAGGGAGCTGA
- a CDS encoding SDR family oxidoreductase yields MKPIMLITGASAGIGAACATIAAKRGFDLALNYRSDDAGAEAVAQSCRAAGAEVLMCKGDVSDPVAIDAIYASIDATYGRLDALINNAGVVDQTAKVTDMTYERLRRMFDINVIGAILVAKAAVQRMQAQGDGGVIVNISSAAARLGSGNQYVDYAASKAAIDTFTKGLSDEVAADNIRVMAIRPGLIETEIHAKGGEPGRADKLAHMVPMKRKGSAEEVAQAILWLCSDEASYVTGSTLDVTGGR; encoded by the coding sequence ATGAAACCTATCATGCTGATCACCGGAGCCTCTGCCGGAATAGGCGCGGCCTGCGCCACCATCGCCGCCAAGCGCGGTTTCGATCTGGCGCTGAACTATCGCTCGGATGATGCGGGGGCTGAAGCCGTGGCCCAAAGCTGCCGCGCCGCAGGTGCTGAGGTGCTGATGTGCAAGGGCGACGTATCTGACCCGGTGGCCATTGATGCGATCTATGCCAGCATTGATGCGACCTACGGGCGGCTGGATGCACTGATCAACAATGCAGGTGTGGTCGATCAGACCGCCAAGGTCACCGACATGACCTACGAGCGTCTGCGCCGCATGTTCGACATCAATGTCATCGGGGCCATTCTGGTGGCCAAAGCCGCCGTGCAGCGGATGCAGGCGCAGGGCGATGGCGGGGTAATTGTAAATATATCCTCGGCGGCGGCGCGTCTGGGGTCGGGCAATCAATACGTGGATTACGCTGCCTCCAAAGCGGCCATCGACACCTTTACCAAGGGGCTGTCGGATGAGGTTGCCGCCGATAATATCCGCGTCATGGCCATCCGCCCCGGCCTGATCGAGACCGAAATCCACGCCAAGGGCGGCGAGCCGGGACGCGCCGACAAGCTGGCCCATATGGTCCCGATGAAGCGTAAAGGCTCTGCCGAAGAAGTGGCGCAGGCGATCCTGTGGCTGTGTTCTGACGAGGCGAGCTATGTCACGGGGTCCACGCTGGATGTGACGGGTGGACGCTGA
- a CDS encoding transglycosylase SLT domain-containing protein — MDAYQIMKYAIVISLSALLVAGCQEASSNAGALSDTDLPQMRWSAAPGQAEWNEAALEALDGHGAPLVQMVPEDIEKWCPAYPEADEAGREAFWIGFMSALAKHESTYKPTAVNPNGKWFGLLQISPATARGYDCQAGSGEALKDGGANLSCAIRIMAVTVPRDGVIEDYDGRWRGVAADWGPLRVPSKKRDIAGWLNDQPFCQSE; from the coding sequence ATGGACGCATATCAGATTATGAAATACGCGATTGTTATAAGTTTGAGTGCTCTTTTGGTGGCAGGGTGTCAGGAAGCAAGCAGTAATGCCGGGGCCTTGTCAGACACGGACTTGCCGCAGATGCGCTGGAGTGCCGCCCCCGGACAGGCAGAATGGAATGAGGCCGCACTTGAGGCCCTTGATGGCCACGGCGCGCCGCTGGTTCAGATGGTGCCGGAAGACATAGAAAAATGGTGCCCGGCCTATCCTGAGGCCGACGAAGCGGGACGCGAAGCCTTCTGGATCGGCTTCATGTCCGCACTGGCCAAACACGAAAGCACCTACAAACCCACCGCCGTGAACCCGAATGGCAAGTGGTTCGGGCTGCTCCAGATATCGCCCGCGACCGCGCGCGGATATGACTGTCAGGCAGGTTCGGGCGAGGCACTCAAGGACGGCGGCGCAAACCTCAGTTGCGCAATCCGGATCATGGCGGTGACCGTGCCGCGCGATGGCGTGATCGAGGATTATGACGGGCGATGGCGTGGTGTGGCAGCGGACTGGGGGCCGTTGCGCGTGCCCTCCAAAAAGCGTGACATTGCCGGATGGCTCAACGATCAGCCCTTTTGTCAAAGCGAGTAG
- the gatB gene encoding Asp-tRNA(Asn)/Glu-tRNA(Gln) amidotransferase subunit GatB, with amino-acid sequence MLDLTYETPAPKVISGAKHDWELVIGMEVHAQVNSAAKLFSAASTQFGAEPNNNVSFVDAAMPGMLPTINEFCVEQAVRTGLGLKAEINLHSAFDRKNYFYPDLPQGYQISQLYHPIVGEGEVLVEMGDGTARLVRVERIHLEQDAGKSIHDMDPNMSFVDLNRTGVALMEIVSRPDIRGPEEAAAYLAKLRQILRYLGTCNGDMQSGAMRADVNVSICRAGQYEKYQATQDFSHLGTRCEIKNMNSMRFIQQAIDVEARRQIAIVEAGGTIDQETRLYDPDKNETRSMRSKEEAHDYRYFPDPDLLPLEIEQAWVDDIAANLPELPDAKKARFRDDFGLSDYDASVLTADLDSSGYFEAVAAGRDGKMAANWVINELFGRLKKEDHAITDSPVSPAQLGGIIDLIASDAISGKIAKDVFEICYTTGRDPAEIVETEGMKQVTDTGAIEAAVDEIIAANPDQVAKARENPKLAGWFVGQVMKATGGKANPKAVNQLVAKKLAG; translated from the coding sequence ATGCTCGATCTGACTTATGAGACCCCCGCACCCAAGGTGATTTCCGGGGCGAAACATGACTGGGAACTGGTCATCGGTATGGAGGTGCATGCGCAGGTCAACTCCGCTGCGAAGCTGTTTTCGGCGGCCTCGACCCAATTCGGAGCCGAGCCGAACAACAACGTGTCCTTCGTCGATGCGGCCATGCCCGGCATGCTGCCCACGATCAACGAATTCTGCGTTGAGCAGGCCGTGCGCACCGGACTTGGCCTGAAGGCAGAGATCAACCTGCACAGCGCGTTTGATCGCAAAAATTACTTTTACCCCGATCTGCCGCAGGGCTATCAAATCAGCCAGTTGTACCACCCGATCGTGGGCGAAGGCGAAGTTCTGGTAGAAATGGGCGATGGCACCGCGCGCTTGGTCCGTGTCGAACGCATTCACCTTGAACAGGACGCGGGCAAGTCCATCCATGATATGGACCCGAACATGTCTTTTGTGGACCTGAACCGCACAGGCGTTGCCCTGATGGAGATCGTCTCCCGCCCCGACATCCGCGGGCCCGAAGAGGCTGCGGCCTATCTCGCCAAATTGCGGCAAATCCTGCGCTATCTCGGCACCTGTAACGGCGACATGCAATCGGGTGCCATGCGCGCCGATGTGAACGTGTCGATCTGCCGGGCCGGGCAATATGAAAAATACCAGGCCACGCAGGATTTCAGCCATCTGGGCACGCGCTGCGAAATCAAGAACATGAACTCAATGCGGTTCATACAGCAGGCCATTGACGTCGAGGCGCGCCGCCAGATCGCAATTGTCGAGGCAGGTGGAACGATTGATCAGGAAACCCGCCTCTATGATCCGGACAAGAATGAGACACGCTCCATGCGCTCCAAGGAAGAAGCGCATGATTACCGCTATTTCCCCGACCCCGACCTGTTGCCGCTCGAGATCGAACAAGCTTGGGTGGATGACATCGCCGCCAACCTGCCCGAATTGCCTGACGCCAAAAAGGCGCGGTTCCGGGATGATTTCGGGTTGTCGGACTATGATGCCTCAGTGCTGACCGCCGATCTGGATTCGTCGGGCTATTTTGAGGCTGTGGCGGCTGGCCGGGATGGCAAGATGGCGGCCAATTGGGTGATCAACGAACTGTTCGGGCGTCTCAAGAAAGAAGACCACGCCATTACGGACAGCCCGGTCAGCCCCGCACAACTAGGTGGCATCATTGATCTGATCGCCTCGGATGCGATATCTGGCAAGATCGCCAAGGATGTCTTTGAAATTTGCTATACCACCGGGCGTGACCCGGCGGAGATTGTCGAAACCGAAGGCATGAAGCAGGTCACCGACACAGGCGCAATCGAAGCCGCCGTGGATGAAATCATCGCCGCCAACCCCGATCAGGTGGCCAAGGCGCGCGAAAACCCGAAACTTGCCGGCTGGTTCGTGGGACAGGTGATGAAAGCAACGGGCGGCAAAGCGAATCCCAAGGCCGTCAACCAACTGGTCGCCAAAAAGCTGGCAGGCTAA
- a CDS encoding thioesterase family protein has product MSLSVPFRSSVARVRPEWIDYNGHMNMAYYAVLFDEAGDEIYPEIGFGPDYQKTGFTTYTAEFHICYLRELHLNDAVTVTLQLIDFDEKRFHFYQEIWHEDGWCAATGEAMGLHVDQSGPKVAAMPPHVLANLKKLHDAHAKLPRPHRVGRRIGIPR; this is encoded by the coding sequence TTGTCCCTCTCTGTTCCCTTCCGATCCTCCGTTGCACGCGTGCGCCCCGAATGGATCGACTATAACGGTCACATGAACATGGCCTATTACGCGGTCTTGTTTGACGAGGCTGGCGATGAAATCTATCCGGAAATTGGATTTGGGCCTGACTATCAGAAAACCGGATTTACGACCTACACGGCGGAATTCCACATTTGCTATCTGCGCGAACTTCACCTCAATGATGCTGTTACGGTAACGCTGCAACTGATCGATTTTGATGAAAAGAGATTTCACTTCTATCAGGAAATCTGGCACGAGGACGGCTGGTGTGCCGCCACAGGCGAGGCGATGGGCCTGCATGTCGATCAGTCCGGGCCGAAGGTCGCAGCCATGCCGCCCCATGTATTAGCAAACCTGAAAAAGCTGCATGACGCCCATGCCAAATTGCCACGCCCGCACAGGGTTGGCCGGCGGATCGGAATTCCGCGATGA
- a CDS encoding DUF4177 domain-containing protein, with protein sequence MQRYEYRVVAAPTRGLKAKGVKTAEARFCHALEEAMNTMAAEGWEYLRAETLPSTERAGLTSTTTKWRNMLIFRRPEASSAVSETVEETLTDEPEVEVLPETTTPETPQDDASQSAGASRMLRDNGVEEVSDVSGVTTSLKQLAETRKTDKSDG encoded by the coding sequence ATGCAAAGATATGAATACCGGGTCGTTGCCGCCCCGACACGCGGCTTGAAAGCCAAGGGTGTTAAAACAGCGGAGGCGCGGTTCTGTCATGCGCTCGAAGAGGCGATGAACACGATGGCAGCAGAGGGTTGGGAATACCTCCGCGCAGAAACGCTGCCCTCGACCGAACGGGCGGGATTGACCTCGACAACCACCAAATGGCGAAACATGCTGATCTTCCGTCGACCGGAGGCCTCGAGCGCAGTATCGGAGACCGTTGAAGAAACCCTCACGGATGAACCCGAGGTAGAGGTTCTGCCAGAGACAACGACACCAGAGACACCACAAGACGACGCTTCGCAAAGCGCCGGTGCCAGCCGAATGCTGCGTGACAATGGCGTTGAGGAGGTCAGCGATGTCTCCGGCGTCACCACGTCTTTGAAACAACTGGCAGAGACGCGAAAAACAGACAAATCAGATGGTTAA
- a CDS encoding BolA family protein, with translation MSKRQDIEDSLQKAFAPRVLEVVDDTESHRGHAGFTEGVESHFNVMIRSDHFASMSRVARHRAIHSALGPELIAKIHALALDVNV, from the coding sequence ATGTCGAAACGGCAAGATATTGAGGACAGTTTGCAAAAAGCCTTCGCGCCGCGCGTGCTGGAGGTGGTGGACGATACCGAAAGCCACAGGGGACATGCGGGCTTTACCGAGGGTGTAGAGAGCCATTTCAACGTCATGATCCGGTCCGATCATTTCGCCTCGATGAGCCGCGTCGCGCGACATCGTGCCATCCATAGCGCTCTCGGGCCTGAGCTGATTGCGAAAATTCACGCTTTGGCACTTGATGTAAACGTTTAA
- a CDS encoding J domain-containing protein encodes MTKPDPFGFDMSVSSSKKKNPRSRRGMSGASETSRRICDKEGCNDPGKYRAPKAPDVLDDYFWFCQTHVREYNLKWNFFDGTTEAEMNAQMSKDKVWERNTKPMGDPEARAWARLGIEDPHQVLGSNATQNPGKGAQAGRRLPPTERRALEILEAKDTWSKPDVRKAYKALIKVLHPDMNGGDRSQEEQLQEVVWAWDQIKGSRNFKS; translated from the coding sequence ATGACAAAACCTGATCCATTCGGATTCGACATGTCCGTTTCTTCGTCCAAGAAGAAAAACCCACGCAGCAGACGCGGCATGTCGGGCGCATCCGAGACGTCAAGACGCATCTGCGACAAAGAGGGCTGCAATGACCCGGGCAAATACCGCGCGCCCAAAGCGCCTGATGTTCTGGATGACTATTTCTGGTTCTGCCAGACGCACGTCCGTGAGTACAACCTGAAATGGAATTTCTTTGACGGCACCACAGAGGCCGAGATGAACGCCCAGATGTCCAAGGACAAGGTGTGGGAACGCAACACAAAACCGATGGGCGACCCCGAAGCGCGGGCATGGGCCCGCCTTGGCATTGAGGATCCGCATCAGGTGCTGGGGTCGAACGCGACGCAGAACCCCGGCAAAGGGGCGCAGGCCGGGCGTCGCCTGCCACCAACCGAACGCCGTGCGCTGGAGATCCTCGAGGCAAAGGATACGTGGAGCAAGCCGGATGTGCGCAAAGCCTATAAAGCGCTCATCAAGGTATTGCATCCGGACATGAACGGGGGCGATCGCAGTCAGGAAGAACAATTGCAGGAAGTCGTTTGGGCGTGGGATCAGATCAAGGGCAGCAGGAACTTCAAAAGCTGA
- the cobS gene encoding cobaltochelatase subunit CobS yields the protein MADGALDINTKPTEDINVRDVFGIDSDMIVKGFAEPSDRVPDVDSTYKFDPDTTLAILAGFTHNRRVMIQGYHGTGKSTHIEQVAARLNWPAVRVNLDSHISRIDLIGKDAIKLKDGKQVTDFQEGILPWALSNPTAIVFDEYDAGRADVMFVIQRVLEVDGKLTLLDQNKVITPHPYFRIFATANTVGLGDTTGLYHGTQQINQGQMDRWSLVASLNYLSIDAETAIVLSKNPHYNTEKGRKTVKQMVTVADLTRTAFMNGDLSTVMSPRTVIAWAQNAEIFRNVGYAFRLSFLNKCDELERQTVAEFYQRLFDEELPESAASLSLG from the coding sequence ATGGCCGATGGCGCACTGGACATTAATACAAAGCCCACCGAAGACATTAATGTCCGCGACGTGTTTGGCATCGATTCCGATATGATCGTGAAAGGTTTTGCGGAACCCAGCGACCGCGTTCCCGATGTTGATTCCACTTATAAATTCGATCCCGATACGACCCTCGCGATCCTTGCGGGCTTTACGCACAACCGGCGGGTCATGATCCAAGGGTATCACGGGACAGGTAAATCGACTCACATCGAACAGGTGGCCGCGCGTCTGAACTGGCCCGCCGTGCGCGTAAACCTCGACAGCCACATCAGCCGGATCGACCTGATCGGCAAGGATGCGATCAAGCTGAAAGACGGCAAGCAGGTCACCGACTTTCAGGAGGGCATCCTGCCCTGGGCGCTGAGCAATCCGACCGCCATCGTGTTCGATGAATATGACGCGGGCCGTGCGGATGTGATGTTCGTGATCCAGCGGGTGCTGGAAGTGGATGGCAAGCTGACCCTGCTCGATCAGAACAAGGTCATCACCCCGCACCCCTATTTCCGCATTTTCGCGACGGCAAACACTGTCGGGCTTGGCGACACGACCGGCCTTTATCACGGCACACAGCAGATCAATCAGGGCCAGATGGACCGCTGGTCGCTGGTGGCTTCGCTGAACTATCTCAGCATTGATGCCGAAACTGCCATCGTGCTCAGCAAGAACCCGCACTACAACACCGAAAAGGGGCGCAAAACCGTCAAGCAGATGGTGACCGTTGCAGACCTCACACGGACCGCCTTCATGAATGGTGATCTGTCCACCGTGATGTCCCCGCGCACCGTGATCGCATGGGCCCAGAACGCCGAGATTTTCCGCAACGTAGGCTATGCTTTCCGCCTGTCCTTCCTGAACAAATGCGACGAGCTGGAGCGTCAGACCGTGGCCGAGTTCTACCAACGCCTGTTCGACGAAGAACTGCCCGAAAGCGCGGCAAGCCTGAGCTTAGGGTGA